Below is a window of Micromonospora chersina DNA.
CGCTGCGCGGCGACAAGCTGACCGAGGAGGAGAAGCGCAAGGCGGAGAAGAGCAGCCGCAACGCGATCATCACCGTCGGTGTGGCGTTCTTCCTGGCCGAGCTGGGCGACAAGACCATGCTGGCCACCATCACCCTGGCCACCAAGTACGGCTGGTTCGGCACCTGGCTGGGCTCGACCCTCGGCATGGTGGCCGCCGATGCCCTGGCGATCCTGGTGGGCCGCCTCCTCGGCCGGCACCTGCCGGAGAAGGCCATCCGGTACGGCGCGGCCGTGCTCTTCGCCATCTCCGGCCTCTGGCTGGTCCTCGAGGCGGTCGCCGAGCTCGCCTGACTCCGTCTCCGCCGTCGCGGCCGGTGACCCGGTCGCGGCGGCGGAATCCCGGTTCCGATGATCGTGGACGGCGTCCCTGGGTATGAACATCTGGGCCGCGCCGGGCGGAGTGACCGTCGCCGGGCGGGTGCCACTGGAGCAGATGGGACGACCGGGAGGTTCCGCGCATGAGTCGACACGACGAGCCCAACGAGTTCGGTTTCGCCGGGGAGGGCACCGCTCCGGAGCCCCCGCCCGGCGCACGCTCGGACGAGCAGGACCGGGCCGAGGAGGTCGCGGTGCCGGGCGACGACCTCCTCGACCCGTACGCCGACGCGGTGGAGGAGGAGACCGACGGGACGGAGGAGGAGAAGGCCCACCGCCGACGGTGACCCCCGGCGCGGCGTGCCGGGCGCGTTGCCGCGCTACGCGCTCTCGTCCTGGTAGACGTCCGGCACGCCGTCGCCGTCGGAGTCCCGGCTCTCCCGCTCGCTGATCCGCCGGTAGACCCGGTTGCGCCGGATCAGGACCGTCGCGGCCAGCGCGGCCGAGAGCAGCGAGCCGAGCAGCACGGCGACCTTCACCCGCTCGTCCTCGGGGCTGCCCGGCCCGAACGCCAGCTCGCCGATGAGCAGCGAGACGGTGAAACCGATGCCGGCCAGCAGGGCCAGCCCGGCCAGGTCGGCCCAGGTGATCTCCTCGTCGAGTTCCGCCCGGGTGAACCGGGCCAGCAGGAACGTCGAGCCGAACACCCCGACCGCCTTGCCGAGCACCAGCCCGGCGGCCACCCCGAGCACCACCGGGTCGGTGAGCACCCCGGCCAGGTCGACGTCGACAAGGGTGACCCCGGCGGCGAAGAACGCGAAGACCGGCACCGCGAAGCCCGCCGAGACGGGCCGCCACCGGTGCTCCAACCGCTCGGCGAGCCCCGGCCCGCGACCCCGGGTGGCCAGCACGGGCACGGTGAAGCCGAGCAGTACCCCGGCCACCGTGGCGTGCACCCCGGAGGCGTGCACGAGCGCCCAGGCGGTCACCGCGAGCGGGATCAGCGCCCACCACCAGGTCCGGCGGCGCTGCACCAGCAGGGCGAAGGCGGCGATCGGCAGCAGCGCCCCGAGCAGCGGCACCGGGTGGAAGTCGGCGGTGTAGAAGACCGCGATGATGATGATCGCGAAGAGGTCGTCGACCACCGCGAGGGTGAGCAGGAAGGCCCGCAGGCCCTGCGGCAGGTGCGAGCTGACCACGGCGAGCACGGCGAGCGCGAAGGCGATGTCGGTGGCGGTGGGGATCGCCCAGCCGCGCAGTCCCGCCCCACCGGCGCCGAGGGTCACCGCGAGGTAGACCAGCGCCGGCACGATCATGCCGCCCATCGCGGCCACCACCGGTAGCGCCGCCCGCCGGGGGTCGCGCAGGTCACCGGC
It encodes the following:
- a CDS encoding TMEM165/GDT1 family protein, which translates into the protein MDGFLVALVISFGVIFVAELGDKSQLMALTFATRFKPVPVLIGITVATAIVHLASVAIGYGLHAALPTSWISLIAGLAFLGFGAWTLRGDKLTEEEKRKAEKSSRNAIITVGVAFFLAELGDKTMLATITLATKYGWFGTWLGSTLGMVAADALAILVGRLLGRHLPEKAIRYGAAVLFAISGLWLVLEAVAELA
- the nhaA gene encoding Na+/H+ antiporter NhaA — encoded protein: MTNPTRQFPRLLSRRSWPEARFLADVLRTETVGGGLLLLGAVIALIWANSPWRSAYADLGDWVPWPGGAALHLDLSLATWAADGLLAIFFFVVGLELKREFVAGDLRDPRRAALPVVAAMGGMIVPALVYLAVTLGAGGAGLRGWAIPTATDIAFALAVLAVVSSHLPQGLRAFLLTLAVVDDLFAIIIIAVFYTADFHPVPLLGALLPIAAFALLVQRRRTWWWALIPLAVTAWALVHASGVHATVAGVLLGFTVPVLATRGRGPGLAERLEHRWRPVSAGFAVPVFAFFAAGVTLVDVDLAGVLTDPVVLGVAAGLVLGKAVGVFGSTFLLARFTRAELDEEITWADLAGLALLAGIGFTVSLLIGELAFGPGSPEDERVKVAVLLGSLLSAALAATVLIRRNRVYRRISERESRDSDGDGVPDVYQDESA